Proteins from one Puntigrus tetrazona isolate hp1 chromosome 10, ASM1883169v1, whole genome shotgun sequence genomic window:
- the tmem218 gene encoding transmembrane protein 218 isoform X2, with protein MHPSYARIKSTRHTSLVQLQTLREARMADVVLGVGTGVFIIALIWIVTLALTIVLSRATGPTKLGIVPLFLLALTVTLVLVFFPRSPEVPSPEKAVQQTSTNTTAFSQSLSLPKPAL; from the exons ATGCATCCATCTTACGCGCGCATTAAAAGCACGAGACATACTTCTCTCGTCCAGTTACAGACATTGCGAGAGGCGAGGATGGCCGATGTGGTGTTAGGCGTTGGGACAGGTGTGTTTATCATCGCTTTAATCTGGATAGTGACTCTCGCGCTCACCATCGTTCTGTCGCGCGCAACCGGCCCGACAAA GTTAGGAATCGTCCCTTTATTTCTTCTGGCGCTCACCGTCACACTCGTTTTGGTGTTTTTCCCGCGCTCCCCTGAAGTTCCCTCCCCCGAGAAAGCGGTTCAG CAGACGAGCACAAACACAACAGCTTTTTCCCAAAGTCTGTCTTTGCCAAAACCAGCGCTGTGA
- the tmem218 gene encoding transmembrane protein 218 isoform X1, whose translation MHPSYARIKSTRHTSLVQLQTLREARMADVVLGVGTGVFIIALIWIVTLALTIVLSRATGPTKLGIVPLFLLALTVTLVLVFFPRSPEVPSPEKAVQIVDMFFIGRYVLLSLVSAVFLAALFMLLPLHFLEPVYAKPLRTH comes from the exons ATGCATCCATCTTACGCGCGCATTAAAAGCACGAGACATACTTCTCTCGTCCAGTTACAGACATTGCGAGAGGCGAGGATGGCCGATGTGGTGTTAGGCGTTGGGACAGGTGTGTTTATCATCGCTTTAATCTGGATAGTGACTCTCGCGCTCACCATCGTTCTGTCGCGCGCAACCGGCCCGACAAA GTTAGGAATCGTCCCTTTATTTCTTCTGGCGCTCACCGTCACACTCGTTTTGGTGTTTTTCCCGCGCTCCCCTGAAGTTCCCTCCCCCGAGAAAGCGGTTCAG ATAGTGGATATGTTCTTCATCGGCCGCTACGTGCTCCTGTCCTTGGTGAGTGCGGTGTTCTTGGCAGCCCTGTTCATGTTGCTGCCCTTACATTTCCTGGAGCCCGTGTATGCCAAGCCCCTGAGAACACACTAG
- the tmem218 gene encoding transmembrane protein 218 isoform X3: MADVVLGVGTGVFIIALIWIVTLALTIVLSRATGPTKLGIVPLFLLALTVTLVLVFFPRSPEVPSPEKAVQIVDMFFIGRYVLLSLVSAVFLAALFMLLPLHFLEPVYAKPLRTH; encoded by the exons ATGGCCGATGTGGTGTTAGGCGTTGGGACAGGTGTGTTTATCATCGCTTTAATCTGGATAGTGACTCTCGCGCTCACCATCGTTCTGTCGCGCGCAACCGGCCCGACAAA GTTAGGAATCGTCCCTTTATTTCTTCTGGCGCTCACCGTCACACTCGTTTTGGTGTTTTTCCCGCGCTCCCCTGAAGTTCCCTCCCCCGAGAAAGCGGTTCAG ATAGTGGATATGTTCTTCATCGGCCGCTACGTGCTCCTGTCCTTGGTGAGTGCGGTGTTCTTGGCAGCCCTGTTCATGTTGCTGCCCTTACATTTCCTGGAGCCCGTGTATGCCAAGCCCCTGAGAACACACTAG